The DNA window TTTACTGGCCAAGACAAGTGAAGTTTTCATTGCCTCGAGATGTAATAACTGTATACTCTCAGATGCAAACTTGATCAGATTCTCCATTTAACAAAGCTTGATCAGAGTGAAGCGTACCAGAGGCAGTCTTTTCATTCATAATCATCACATTGTAATGGACATATTCCTTATTTTTGAGAGTATAATCACATTTGTGGCTAAAACATTagggaatatttttttcttatatttcatatatatatataaatatatatatatatatatatatatatatatatatatatatatatatatatatatatatttcttatatttttattttattttgggatgtcatttgattttaatataatgcAGCACTGAAATCTTTTAAACAAAGCTCTCTTTAATACTGTTAATATCAGACATCAATTAATACTCTTTATGAAGATTTGAATGAAGATTTTACACAGATAAGAAgagaaaaatggtaaaaaaaaaaaaaatgatccatagaaaatatttttacatataacaGGAAATTGAAGGAAATTAGacataaaaattaaggaaaaggCTTCGATTGTTGTTCTTCCCtttgaaaaaaagaaaccatTTCTCTCAAATCTTTCAAACTGCACAACAGCACAGTCAAGTGGTCATTTGTGGGCAGTGCAGAGTCTCTGTAAACAGTGTATGCTCTCTCTTAGCCTGAAAATTGTACCAACAAAtttgtctctttaaaaaaaatccttaccaaaaataatgtaataaaattctgCAAAAAATCCTACTGTTCTTGTTACTGGCTTGAGTCCAAATTCCCAGAGCCTAAGAAACTCCAGGATCTAGTAGAGGTTAGAAGTCAAAAGTCATGGTGCAGGGTAATCAGTGTGACCTCGCTAACATGCAGAGGTCAGATCTTCTCCACATAGTTTCCAGGAAAGAGACCCTCCTTCCCATGAATCCGCCCTCGCCACCACCCGGATGGATCTGCAGGAAACCCAGAGGAGCGTTAGAAACAATTCAACAGCCTAAATCTATTTCCCAACATTCTTATTTCCAGGTCTCACCTTCACGGATAAGTTCAATGACGTCATTGACATCAAAACTAATTTCATCCACATCTTGGCCAAAATACTGGTAAAGCGCTCTGCAACGAGGGCCCTGTGGTCGGGGCTGAGGTTTGGGACGGCTAGAGGGGGCCGGTGGAGGCCGTTGACTGATGCTCCTTTTCCGCTGCATTCTGGAAAGTTTTAGACCGTTTAGTATTTACAAAAACTGgttttgagatgtttttgtaGGGGCATGTGCATCTGTGTTCTCTTACCCTGACATGCCCTGATCAGGTACATTGAGGAAGTCAAGGTTTGTGGGCTGATTCTGGGCTGGCCTGGAGCCTCTTTGATTCTTCTGTGATCCCAGTTTAGGAAGAGCGTTACTAGGTGGAGGGTTCCTCACTGGCATGGAATACGTCGCTTCCTTCTGCGAGTAATTCTGCTGTTGAGCACCACCCCGGGCAAACTGTGCAGCCCCGTTCTGATGGCCCCCTGTCAAAAATTATATCATATAGAGTGTTTCAATAAATCTAGAGGGAATAAAAATTTATCCACATGGTTTAGCATAGTAGTTTTAACTCAGAATTCGAACTTAATTGCATAAATTAGGAATTTTACCTCTTTGCCGTGGCTGGTTTCTTCCTCCATGACTCTGTGGCATGCCTTTCCTTGTTGGctctggagaaaaacaaaaagaacatgcAGTAAAGCTCAATGAAAAGCCACTGTTGACactcttcatccatccatctcacGTACTGGATGTCTTTGGTAGTCCATCTCCTATAGAGATAGTAAGGGTCTTTCCTCCAGGTTTGATGACGGCTACATCAGTCTGTCCCCTCTGGAAAACCACCACACGTGTGCCGCCTCCTCCCCAGCCTTCCTTCTTCACACGGAACTCCAGCCTGCACAAAATATTACTATCAGTTTATGTACTGCTCTGGAATGAGTCTAATGCTATAAACCAGAGATAGAGAGTTATCAGCACCTGTCGCTGAAGGACAGTGAGAGTTTGCTTCGGGTCTGCTCCTCATAACGTTTGCAAAGCAGACTGAGGAACTCGGTCTTAAATGTGGACTCCAGCAGACTGTCATACTCATTCTCGTGAAGGATGAAGAAGTCATCTTGCCTTGTGCTGGAGGGAAATGAAGGAAGATATGGTGCTCATCCAAACAAAACTGTGATGATTTCAATATACCTTTCCCAGTATTCGCCCAGTAactcttctttattttatttatttacaaatttttgggaaaaaaataatactttaaatcaAGGACTCATTCAAGGTAAAGAgagacagtaaatacatttataatgttttgtgtttaaaaattttttttttgaactttctttttcatttttctatttatttttagtagtcTATTCAAGaactcttaaaaatgtattatggtttcaacaaaaatattaagcggcacaactgttttcaacattgtcaaatataagaaataagcaacaaatcagcagatcatgatgtgacactgaggactatTGTTTTGGCTGCTTAAAATACTTGCAATCACAggatgaaattacattttagaatatattaaaatagaaaactgttcttttaaattgtagtaatagttcacaatgttactgttttcactgtatttttaatcaatacagtaaaaacagtataagagattttaacaaaaacataaaaaaaaaatcccctataGCCCCATCTTTAAGCCTTCATTGATACCAGTACAGAATTGTGttccttttaacattttttttaaataatagatacCATTCagtattagcatttttaagtgttaaatataaaagatatgaACAGTTCTGGGTGTGATCATGAAGAAACCATGTCAAGGAAGACCTAACAGTAAATTCATATATACATGAAATCCAACAAATAACGTTTTCTCATCAGCCAGGCAAAACTCAAACAGCTCAAATGGTGCTGGACAATTAATACACTGAAGAAGATGAAGAATTAAGAGCAATTATGGACAAAACAGAAGAGGAGATGAGAGAGGACATGACTGACGAAATATCAAAGCacagaaaatgttattatttactaATGTGTAATTGATTTTCACATTATCTTCATGTGTCTTTGATATATCATCATTGATTATCATCATAAGGAGCAGACAATCACCATCCCACTCCCTCTTGTTCAAAACTGCTTTCATTCTCTCTCAGACTTGCCATATAAGGCAGAAAAAAGAGCTGAGCTGCCATAAATATTAACTCACTTCCTGTTTGCTAATTTCCATGTTGCACTTTGCAAATAGTTTGACCCAGCAGAACTTCCGTGTAAGCTCTTCTACTGTAGCAGCAGTGGTGGTCTTGCAGCTTATTTgtgtcacacagaaataaatctgCATGTAAGCACTATCGTGTATGAAGCAGACACCGAATAAATGCTCAGACCCAGAGAGCAAAATAACAGACAATGATTTTAAGAGGAGATGTATATCTAGCTAAATGTGTAATGCCTTTTTGGATTTGCAATTAAGATATTTAGTTGAATAAAGttgaatatttacacatttacaaatcATCTTGCTGTTCATTGCTAAACGAGCAATGTGTAATTGCAACAAAAATGCCACTATATTCCTAGACTAAGAATCCACCCTTTTGTTTGTGGTGACAATTATACACGtttctaaaacaaatatatacacacatatatatatacacacacacacacacacacacacacatacatatatatatatatatatatatatgaggaagCTACTTACCTCAAAGAGATCGAATGGACACTTCCAATGTCAAGCTTTCTTTTCAGAACTTCCTTTATCAGGCCTTTCTCTGGTCCTTTCTTTATCTTTTCCCGACCGATTAGGTAGATGGATTTCGGTGTCAGTATCAGATCCCTCTTTATAGACTAAAGAAAACAGTGAGAAATAACCCTGAAGCCAAGAATCCTGAATCGTATCacggtttccactaaaatattaagcagcacaactgttgtcaacattgataataagaacaaatgtttttttggacatcaaatcagcattttagagacttctttcaaagacaaaAAATCCTACAGACTCCAAATGTTTGAAAGAAACACTACAcatcatttttgcttattagtttCTCACCTTAAACCTACGGTCAAACTTGTTGACTGAGTCTGCAAAGTCAACTCGCTCTCTCTTGACCATGAACTGCCGGAGTTCAGGCCTCTCTTCCATTCCCAGGTAATCGCCAACAAAGTTCCTGTTTATACTATTCTTACGTCGTTCTTTAAAGTTATACAGTATATCAGAGGCTGAAAATTAGACACAGAGAAAGACAGTGTACAACCTCATATATAAAATTTGCTATTACAGTGCATACCATATGCAATGTACACATTACAAAACAGAAACGAGgatgataaataaatgtttaatttaatacttaatcACCTAGAAGTATCATCTAAAATAGTTGGGTATAATTACAAATAGATTATTGTACACAATATTTGTATATGCTGTATCCTGCCATTAGCTTAGCATAATGCTAACAGCAAAGTCTTGTGAAAGGAATGGAAACACTGTTTTTATGGCACATGGTAGACCGTTACAATCAGTCACTTATGAAGTCCTGTGACTGTTAAGATGCTGTTAGGCATGTTAGGATCTATGGAACAAGTCTCCAGGTTTAATAAATTTGTACTCACCCTCCTCCCGCATCTGTTCATATTTCTTCCTTGCGATGAATTTCCTCCATGCCTTCTGGATGGTTCTGGCAAATGTGTCAAACTTCCTCTCTCGCATCTCCTCCAGCAAAAATAGCTGCAGTTTAAAGATATGGGATTTAAGGGAAAGTCCAAATTTGATCAACAGTTTTATTTATGCCCTTCTTTTTAGGCCTTATTTTAGGTGTCCTAtgtctttttaattcattttgtgacttttttcaaATTTCTGAGCCTCACCGACTCTGGATTCTTGACGAAGACTTTGGTGCGTCCCATTTGGTACTGATCTGTGTCCATGTTTACAGAACGCAAGAGGTGCAAAACGCCCTGCTGTTCCGCACCACGCCAATAAGGCCACGTCTCGGCTGTTAGAATGGCATACCTAGCAAAACACAAGTGCTTTTCTGTTACTGCCGAGATTAACACACCTGGGAAATCACCCGTAAAAGTAGCACTCCTGAGAGGTCAAGATTTACACACCAGCGATATTTCCGCGGAGATTAACACCCGAGACTAATTTATTTGAGCTCTCTCACCTGAGGTTAATTTGCTTAACTAGAAAACCCCAGGCCTAATTCAAGTATTAGACAGCAATGCTACTAAAATATCCATTtgaaacatatttgaaaatatattttatgtccaACATATTTTTTCAGGCTTACTCTTACCTCTGTAAAAACTTCTGGAAGATTCTACGATAAGCAAAGCCGGCACGTCGTACCCTAATATTTTCCCTCAAGCCAAGATATTCCACCTGATGTTTCACTCTGGGAGCATAAAAGTGAAATTTATGAATAGCACATTTATAGTAGTTCATTTAAACCATCTTTGCGAAATATCTGGAGTCTTATTTGTATGAGCTCACCTGCTCTCCTCCCAGTCTTTGGGCCTCTTGGTCTCATTGGGTTTGATGCAGCGGATGTAATGCGGTGTGCACTTCATCAGTGTGCTAACCAACTCGTTGGCCTGTCTCTGTGGACCAGACAGTCAATGAGTGACTCCAAATAAAGGAAATGTGGCAGGTGTGCTGATCCTCAGAAGAGTATgggtttattataattattggtCTTACTTTGATCTTCGAGCTAGCGGTGGTTGGTCTACCTTTCTTATCCGTGTTGAGGTTTTCTGGGAAGAGGCTCTGGATGAAATCACTGCAATGCCAGGGAGATCAATATTTTTTGGATGTTTGGAACATGTTGATTGAGATTATGGAAAAAAATGGGTTATGTCAATTTGCAAGTGCTTTCCAGGAGAAGAAAACCAGTTGCAGAGAAAACTGATTACACTCATCTGTCATTGTTCTGTTGTTTCCATGGCTTTCTGTTACATTAAGTTCTCTACCCTTTTACCAAACCTAAAACAACCTCTTATATAAACAATGCTTATagcgagaaagaaagagagaattagCTCTTACTATTGGCTGCTGTTCATCAATTCTATGAGATCAGGAAAAAGCACATCTCTGTTTCGCTCACAGAACCCGCTGATGTCATACGACACCTGAATCAAAGAAGTAAAAGAAATTTAGGAGTGCTACACTATTGTACAAAATGTTTTTGGTTGGTAAGCACTACAGATCAAAAGTCATAACACACCTTGCCAGCGTAGTGGTGAATAACAAAACCAGAGTTCCAGTTGTTGAAGTGATCGTGCGTCCCCACCGCAGCCTGTAGCTTCTGAAGCAGAGTCATATCAGCACCATCTCCTTTGGCGTGCATGGTAGCACACACATCATCCAACACGCTCATGATGCCAGGAGGATTCTGGGATTGAGGAGGGAACAGGGTTACAGCTGACAAAGctagtaaaaattattattattattattattatgaattgttattaataatgaatatagcACAGCCTCTCTACAGGCTTACCAGTTTATTTTCTATTAAGTCACACACAACTTTGTTGTTAAAGTATTCTATGGGTGTCCATTTAATGCCCTCTTGTACATACTCTTCCTGTGGGAAGTAAAGAACAATAAGTCTGTCAGACTAAGACTTTACACACATCAAGAGAGATATAGTGAAAAGAATAATGAAAGAGTTGTTTGTTGTACCTGTTCTGCTTTCAGCGTCAGCTCAATAAAGATCTGCTGCAGCTTTTCATTCACAAAGTTGATACAGAACTGCTCAAAACCATTCCTCT is part of the Cyprinus carpio isolate SPL01 chromosome A8, ASM1834038v1, whole genome shotgun sequence genome and encodes:
- the myo1f gene encoding unconventional myosin-If, which encodes MGSKYHWQSQNVKQSGVDDMVLLSKITEDAIVENLKKRFMDDYIFTYIGPVLISVNPFKQMPYFTDREIELYQGAAQYENPPHIYALTDNMYRNMMIDSENQCVIISGESGAGKTVAAKYIMGYISKVSGGGAKVQHVKEIILQSNPLLEAFGNAKTVRNNNSSRFGKYFEIQFSRGGEPDGGKISNFLLEKSRVVSQNESERNFHIFYQLIDGCTPQQREDLGIMTPDYYYYLNQSGTYKVDGTNDSKDFQETMEAMQVIGIPEMFQRQALQIVAGILHLGAINFIEAGNYAQVESTDLLAFPAYLLGIDQNRLQEKLTSRKMDSKWGGKSESIDVTLNREQACYTRDALSKALYARLFDYLVEAINKAMQKPNEELSIGVLDIYGFEIFQRNGFEQFCINFVNEKLQQIFIELTLKAEQEEYVQEGIKWTPIEYFNNKVVCDLIENKLNPPGIMSVLDDVCATMHAKGDGADMTLLQKLQAAVGTHDHFNNWNSGFVIHHYAGKVSYDISGFCERNRDVLFPDLIELMNSSQYDFIQSLFPENLNTDKKGRPTTASSKIKRQANELVSTLMKCTPHYIRCIKPNETKRPKDWEESRVKHQVEYLGLRENIRVRRAGFAYRRIFQKFLQRYAILTAETWPYWRGAEQQGVLHLLRSVNMDTDQYQMGRTKVFVKNPESLFLLEEMRERKFDTFARTIQKAWRKFIARKKYEQMREEASDILYNFKERRKNSINRNFVGDYLGMEERPELRQFMVKRERVDFADSVNKFDRRFKSIKRDLILTPKSIYLIGREKIKKGPEKGLIKEVLKRKLDIGSVHSISLSTRQDDFFILHENEYDSLLESTFKTEFLSLLCKRYEEQTRSKLSLSFSDRLEFRVKKEGWGGGGTRVVVFQRGQTDVAVIKPGGKTLTISIGDGLPKTSKPTRKGMPQSHGGRNQPRQRGGHQNGAAQFARGGAQQQNYSQKEATYSMPVRNPPPSNALPKLGSQKNQRGSRPAQNQPTNLDFLNVPDQGMSGMQRKRSISQRPPPAPSSRPKPQPRPQGPRCRALYQYFGQDVDEISFDVNDVIELIREDPSGWWRGRIHGKEGLFPGNYVEKI